In the Candidatus Hydrogenedentota bacterium genome, GGGGAATGTCCGTGCAGTCCACGAGGTGTCCGTTGGCGCAGGTCAGTCCCTTGACGGCGTCCTGGCGCCAGGTGGTGTTCTCGGCGCGGGCGCGGACCACATCGTCGAGGTCCACCACGCCGGTCGCCAGCGTGTGGTAGTCGGAGGAGAGGACGGGGCCCTCGCAGACGAGGCCCTCCGGGGTGGCGACCAGGCCGCCGCCGTCGAAGACCATGCGGCTGGAGTCGCAGCCGAGCAGGTTGGCGTAGGCGTACACCACCTTCAGCGTGTCCGCCGCGCCGAGCACGAGGCGCTTGCGGGCCTCGTTCTTCAGGGGGGTGAAGGGGGAGGCGCTGGGGTTGCAGATGACCTCCGCGCCGAGGCGCGCCCGCTCGCGGCCGGGGGAGTCGGAGCTCCACAGGTCCTCGCAGATCTCCGCCGAGACCAGCCCGAAGGGCATGCGGAACACGAGGTCCCCGGCGGGCACGCCGTTGATCTCGGTGACGCCGCCCGGCCAGGCGGTCCAGTTGCGGCCCTCGTAGAAGATGCTGTACGTGGGCAGGTACTTCTTAAGGACCAGCCCGCGGATGCGGCGGTCGCCCACGAGGGCGGCGGCGTTGAAGTTCATCGCCCCGACGCGGACCGGGAGGCCGAAGAAGACGCTGATGCCCGCGCACTCCTCGGCCAGCTCCGCCAGGGAGGCCCAGCTGCACCGCGCCACGTCGGGCCAGTAGATGCGGTCCTCCAGGCTGTAGCCGGAGATGCACAGTTCGGGCAGCGCCAGCAGGTGGGTGCCGCAGGCCTTCGCCTGCCTGACGATCTCGCGCAGCCGCCGGGCGTTTCCGGAGAAGTCGCCCACCTTGACCGAAACCGAGGCGACGCCGATCTTTACCAATCTCATCGTGTCCGTGCTCCCGTGCGCGCGCCGGCGGTCAGGCCAGTTCCGGATGCGTCATCATGTGCTCTTTGAGGGCGCCCAGTTTCTCCGAAAGCAGCACCCGGTAGATCTCCGGGTTCCGCAGGCGCTTGTGCTCCTCCGGCAGGGCGGCCATCTCCCGCTGTGCCCGGTCGCGGGCCGCCTGGTACCCCCCGGCGGGGGCGGTGCGGCGCCCCTCCGAGAAGACGGTCTCCAGCAGCGGCTCGGTCCGCGCCACGCCCTCAATGGCCGCGGGGAGGTGCGGATTCTTCTGCCGGCGTCCGGCAACGGTGCCGGAGCCCGGCAGACACTCGTCCTCCAACGCGAGCACGTCGCCCAGCGGGCGGCCCTCGGCGTCAAAACAGCGCAGGATCTGCTTGCGGCCGGGGTCCGTGGCCTTGTCCGCGTTGGAGCTCAGCTTCATGCGCGGCTGCCACCCGCTGTCGGCGTTCATAATCGCCGTCAGCTTGTAGACCCCGCCGAGGGCGGGGCAGTCGAAGGCCGTGATGAGGTGGGTGCCCACGCCCCACGCGTTGATCTTCGCGCCCTGGCGCTTGAGGTCGGCGATGAGATCCTCGTCGAGGTCGTTGGACGCGACGATAAGCGGGTCGTTCAGCCCCGCCTCGGCCATCATGCGGTGCGCCGTCTTGCTGAGCTTCGCCAGGTCCCCGGAGTCGAGCCGGATGGCCGGGCGCGCGTTCACGCCCTGTTCCCGGAGTTCCCTGAAAACCGTGATGGCGCTGGGAATGCCGCTTTTCACGGGGTCGTAGGTGTCCACCAGCAGGATGCAGCGGTCCGGGTACTGCCGGGCGAAGGCGCGGAACGCCTCCAGCTCCGACGGGAAGCTCATGACCCAGCTGTGGGCGTGGGTGCCCGCCACGGGGACGCCGTACACCTTGCCCGCGAGGACGTTGGACGTCGAGGCGCAGCCGCCAATGCAGGCGGCGCGCGCGCCGAGCACCCCGCCGTCGGGGCCGTGGGCGCGGCGCAGGCCGAACTCCATGACCGGCTCGCCCCCGGCCGCCTGGCACACCCGCGCCGCCTTGGTGGCGATGAGGGTGGGGTAGTTCATGAAGTTGAGGAGGGCCGTCTCAAGCAGCTGGGCCTCCAGGATGTTTCCCTCCACCTGGACGACGGGCTCAAAGGGGAAGGCCAGCGTGCCCTCGGGCAGGGCGCGCACCGCGCACTGCGGGGAGAACGCGCCGAGGTACTCCAGGAAGTCGTCGCCGAACACGCCCAGCGAGCGCAGATACGCGATGTCCGAGTCCGTGAAGCGGAGGTGTTCGAGAAAGTCGAGGAAGACTTCGAGGCCGGCGGTCACCGCGAACCCCGTGTGGGGGGGCAGCGCGCGG is a window encoding:
- a CDS encoding nicotinate phosphoribosyltransferase, with product MNDPSAGWFRREGTALLTDFYQLTMMAGQWREGRTGQRVSFDYFFRALPPHTGFAVTAGLEVFLDFLEHLRFTDSDIAYLRSLGVFGDDFLEYLGAFSPQCAVRALPEGTLAFPFEPVVQVEGNILEAQLLETALLNFMNYPTLIATKAARVCQAAGGEPVMEFGLRRAHGPDGGVLGARAACIGGCASTSNVLAGKVYGVPVAGTHAHSWVMSFPSELEAFRAFARQYPDRCILLVDTYDPVKSGIPSAITVFRELREQGVNARPAIRLDSGDLAKLSKTAHRMMAEAGLNDPLIVASNDLDEDLIADLKRQGAKINAWGVGTHLITAFDCPALGGVYKLTAIMNADSGWQPRMKLSSNADKATDPGRKQILRCFDAEGRPLGDVLALEDECLPGSGTVAGRRQKNPHLPAAIEGVARTEPLLETVFSEGRRTAPAGGYQAARDRAQREMAALPEEHKRLRNPEIYRVLLSEKLGALKEHMMTHPELA